One Bosea sp. 685 DNA segment encodes these proteins:
- a CDS encoding ABC transporter substrate-binding protein: MLLTRRGFTTAIAGTIAAPTLIRSAFAQSATVKFGMVMPMTGAAAESGSFAQTGAKLALEQVNKAGGVLGKPVELIFEDDQTTNPGAVLAFSKLASQPDIVAFLGSIRSTQMHAMAPDMLKAGKPVGFGGTDPNLTKLNNPWLFRFRPNDSYSGKVIAQFGTKELGKKKWAIVHSTDAFGTAGGKALADSLSDNGATLALDQGYANQSQDFTPVVLAVRQSGADILGTYFTFETDLGIFARQLRQLGVTIPWVGSPSIVNISALKLAGPALYNTYGVADYAEDSSDASKAFGKAYRDVRKVAPDNQSSWTFDAVTCLALAMNKAGSTEPAKVREAMLAIRGHKGAEGEYNFDKNGDGLHGYNIVKNDKGEIKFDKRLDFTPNLG, encoded by the coding sequence ATGCTGTTAACCCGTCGCGGGTTCACGACCGCTATTGCTGGAACCATCGCCGCTCCGACGCTCATTCGCAGCGCTTTCGCGCAAAGCGCTACGGTGAAGTTCGGCATGGTCATGCCGATGACCGGCGCGGCCGCCGAATCCGGCTCCTTCGCCCAGACGGGGGCCAAGCTCGCCCTCGAACAGGTCAACAAGGCCGGCGGCGTGCTCGGCAAGCCGGTCGAGCTCATCTTCGAGGATGACCAGACCACCAACCCCGGCGCGGTGCTGGCCTTCTCCAAGCTGGCGAGCCAGCCCGACATCGTCGCCTTCCTCGGCTCGATCCGCTCGACGCAGATGCACGCCATGGCCCCCGACATGCTGAAGGCGGGCAAGCCGGTCGGCTTCGGCGGCACAGACCCGAACCTGACCAAGCTCAACAACCCCTGGCTCTTCCGCTTTCGTCCAAATGATTCCTATTCGGGCAAGGTCATCGCCCAGTTCGGCACCAAGGAGCTCGGCAAGAAGAAGTGGGCGATCGTCCACTCGACAGACGCGTTCGGCACGGCCGGCGGAAAGGCGCTCGCCGATTCCCTGTCCGACAATGGCGCGACGCTCGCGCTTGACCAGGGCTATGCCAACCAGAGCCAGGATTTTACGCCGGTCGTGCTGGCGGTTCGCCAGTCGGGCGCCGACATCCTCGGCACCTATTTTACCTTCGAGACGGATCTGGGCATCTTCGCCCGCCAGTTGCGTCAGCTCGGCGTCACCATTCCGTGGGTCGGCTCGCCGTCGATCGTCAACATCTCGGCGCTGAAGCTCGCCGGCCCGGCGCTCTACAACACCTATGGCGTGGCTGATTATGCCGAGGATTCCAGCGATGCCTCGAAAGCCTTCGGTAAGGCCTATCGCGACGTTCGCAAAGTCGCGCCCGACAACCAGTCTTCCTGGACCTTCGACGCCGTGACCTGCCTCGCGCTGGCGATGAACAAGGCGGGTTCGACCGAACCGGCCAAGGTTCGCGAGGCGATGCTTGCCATTCGCGGCCACAAGGGCGCCGAGGGCGAATACAACTTCGACAAGAACGGTGACGGCCTGCATGGCTACAACATCGTCAAGAACGACAAGGGCGAGATCAAGTTCGACAAGCGGCTCGATTTCACGCCGAACCTCGGCTGA
- a CDS encoding branched-chain amino acid ABC transporter permease: MDLALQLLFTGIGIGSVYALVALGFVLIFRATNVVNFAQGEFSMLAAFMMVVFTLKLGLPYWLAFIMALVGMAAVGAVFNLAVYYPLRHRTYLPVIISTIGASIFLANGMLALHGPEPEVLEGWFETPGFLVGPVYVDSQYLLIIGVTAILVVLQYWFFEHTLLGKKLQATSQDKEMAALLGIPVAAMIMVTFVYSAVIGGIAGILVAPVLFVSIGMGAAIALKAFAATIIGGFGDVTGAIIGGLALGVIETFGAAYISVPYKDGFAFLVLIAFLIFRPRGIFGERVAEKA, translated from the coding sequence ATGGATCTTGCTCTCCAACTGCTTTTTACCGGCATCGGCATCGGCTCGGTCTATGCGCTCGTCGCGTTGGGTTTCGTGCTGATCTTCCGGGCGACCAATGTCGTGAACTTCGCTCAAGGCGAGTTCTCGATGCTGGCAGCCTTCATGATGGTGGTGTTCACGCTCAAGCTGGGGTTGCCCTACTGGCTGGCCTTCATCATGGCGCTCGTCGGCATGGCGGCGGTGGGCGCGGTCTTCAACCTGGCGGTCTATTACCCGCTTCGGCACCGCACCTATCTGCCGGTGATCATCTCGACGATCGGCGCCTCGATCTTCCTGGCCAATGGCATGCTCGCCTTGCACGGACCGGAGCCGGAGGTTCTCGAGGGCTGGTTCGAGACGCCGGGCTTCCTGGTCGGACCCGTTTATGTCGACAGCCAGTACCTGCTGATCATCGGCGTGACGGCGATCCTGGTCGTGCTGCAATACTGGTTCTTCGAGCACACGCTGCTGGGCAAGAAGCTGCAGGCGACGTCGCAGGACAAGGAGATGGCCGCGCTGCTGGGGATACCGGTCGCGGCGATGATCATGGTCACCTTCGTCTATTCGGCGGTGATCGGCGGCATCGCCGGCATTCTGGTGGCGCCGGTCCTGTTCGTCTCGATCGGCATGGGCGCGGCGATCGCGCTCAAGGCCTTCGCGGCCACCATCATCGGCGGCTTCGGCGACGTCACGGGCGCGATCATCGGCGGTCTGGCGCTCGGCGTCATCGAGACCTTCGGCGCCGCCTATATCTCCGTCCCTTACAAGGACGGCTTCGCCTTTCTGGTCCTGATCGCCTTCCTGATCTTCCGGCCGCGGGGCATCTTCGGCGAGCGGGTGGCGGAAAAAGCATGA
- a CDS encoding branched-chain amino acid ABC transporter ATP-binding protein/permease — protein MSTTASPATEVARTRPNWGVPAYILFVAAAIVFAVLIPKTGYILNISLQATTYAIAVLGLTIVLGLCGQINLAQAAFFGLGAYAVGLGQTEHGLNFWICLMIGTSLAALFGALLGASTLRLGGHYLAMVTISFQQILTLVLINWIPVTKGPDGVRAIPRPALFADGSYYLGLCIAVLAGLGYLVWRLRDTRLGRAMRAVRDNELAAGVAGIDIYRTKVTAFALSAILGGIGGGLFAGGFAYVSPDQFSFAESVVFLTMVLLGGVASPIGAVIGTGLLILIPEWLRFLKSIPGLYLAIYGAAVILIVLFMPDGIWGYLRGQLDRFKRVRLSVKTGDALQLSGGGAGAETVLEVRKLSKHFGGLKAVDEVDLLVKRGGVHALIGPNGSGKTTTLNVLSGLYKATSGSVILNGQDITNLPPHARTKAGLGRTFQNIRLWRSMTALENVMVGAERPGNSAADDPAAVIARARAALAFVDLEHRADEVVAGFSYGHQRAVEIARALAGDPALLLLDEPGAGLNSSEKVELRNLLKRISARGLTILIIDHDMTLVSEVAQHITVLNFGRHIADGVSADVLQHPDVIAAYLGTAPDVAA, from the coding sequence ATGAGCACGACTGCTTCCCCCGCCACCGAGGTCGCCCGTACGCGCCCGAACTGGGGCGTGCCCGCCTATATCCTTTTCGTTGCGGCGGCGATCGTCTTCGCCGTCCTGATCCCGAAGACCGGCTACATCCTCAACATCTCACTGCAGGCGACGACCTACGCCATCGCCGTGCTCGGCCTGACGATCGTTCTGGGCCTCTGTGGCCAGATCAATCTCGCCCAGGCTGCCTTCTTCGGGCTCGGTGCCTATGCGGTCGGGCTCGGGCAGACCGAGCATGGCCTGAATTTCTGGATCTGCCTGATGATCGGCACCAGCCTCGCAGCGCTGTTTGGGGCGCTGCTCGGCGCCTCGACGCTGCGGCTCGGCGGGCATTACCTCGCCATGGTGACGATCTCCTTCCAGCAGATCCTGACGCTCGTCCTGATCAATTGGATTCCCGTGACCAAGGGGCCCGACGGTGTGCGCGCCATCCCCCGCCCGGCGCTTTTCGCCGATGGGTCTTACTATCTCGGGCTCTGCATCGCGGTGCTTGCCGGGCTCGGCTATCTGGTCTGGCGCCTGCGCGATACGCGGCTTGGCCGCGCGATGAGGGCGGTGCGCGACAACGAACTCGCTGCGGGTGTTGCCGGCATCGACATCTATCGCACCAAGGTCACGGCCTTCGCCCTGTCTGCCATCCTCGGCGGTATCGGCGGCGGGCTCTTTGCCGGCGGCTTCGCCTATGTCAGCCCGGACCAGTTCTCCTTCGCCGAGTCGGTGGTGTTCCTGACCATGGTGCTGCTCGGCGGCGTCGCCTCGCCGATCGGCGCGGTCATCGGCACCGGGCTCCTGATCCTGATCCCGGAATGGCTGCGCTTCCTCAAGAGCATCCCGGGCCTGTATCTGGCAATCTACGGCGCGGCGGTCATCCTGATCGTCCTGTTCATGCCCGACGGCATCTGGGGCTACCTGCGTGGGCAGCTCGATCGCTTCAAGCGCGTGAGGCTTTCGGTCAAAACCGGCGACGCCCTGCAACTCTCCGGTGGCGGTGCGGGCGCCGAGACGGTCCTGGAGGTGCGCAAGCTCTCCAAGCATTTCGGTGGCCTGAAAGCGGTCGACGAGGTCGATCTGCTGGTCAAGCGCGGCGGCGTCCATGCGCTGATCGGACCCAACGGTTCCGGCAAGACCACGACGCTGAACGTCCTGTCCGGCCTTTACAAGGCGACATCGGGAAGCGTCATTCTGAATGGGCAGGACATCACGAACCTGCCGCCGCACGCCCGCACGAAAGCCGGTCTCGGCCGGACCTTCCAGAACATCCGGCTCTGGCGCTCGATGACGGCGCTGGAGAACGTCATGGTCGGCGCCGAGCGCCCGGGAAACTCGGCCGCCGACGATCCGGCCGCCGTCATCGCCCGCGCGCGCGCCGCGCTTGCCTTCGTCGATCTCGAGCACAGGGCCGACGAGGTTGTCGCCGGCTTCTCCTATGGCCATCAGCGCGCAGTCGAGATCGCTCGTGCGCTCGCCGGTGATCCCGCTTTGCTGCTGCTGGACGAGCCGGGTGCCGGCCTGAACTCGTCCGAGAAGGTCGAGCTGCGCAATCTGCTCAAGCGCATCTCGGCGCGCGGCCTGACCATTCTGATCATCGACCACGACATGACGCTGGTGAGCGAGGTCGCCCAGCATATCACCGTGCTGAATTTCGGCCGCCATATCGCCGACGGCGTCTCGGCCGATGTGCTGCAGCATCCCGACGTGATTGCGGCCTATCTTGGAACGGCTCCCGATGTCGCTGCTTGA
- a CDS encoding ABC transporter ATP-binding protein gives MSLLELKSIVVRYGEIEAVEGVSLVVDAGEVVTLLGSNGAGKSTTLRAISGLEKPISGDILFEGQSIVGLKPEEIVRRGIAQVPEGRRIFPGLSVRENIMLGASNRKGLKTSAIRREADEMFDLFPDIRRFADALGWTLSGGQQQMVAVARGLMAKPRILLLDEPSLGLAPVIVQAVFAIIAEIRRRGTTVLLVEQNARMGLSVADRGYVLETGKLVLSGTPTQLWSNEEIRAAYLGGRTAAAHA, from the coding sequence ATGTCGCTGCTTGAACTGAAATCAATCGTCGTTCGCTATGGCGAGATCGAAGCCGTCGAGGGCGTCTCGCTGGTCGTTGACGCAGGCGAAGTCGTCACGCTGCTGGGCTCCAACGGTGCGGGCAAATCGACCACGCTGCGCGCCATCTCGGGGCTAGAGAAGCCCATTTCGGGCGATATTCTTTTTGAGGGGCAGTCGATCGTTGGGCTCAAGCCCGAGGAGATCGTTCGCCGCGGCATCGCGCAAGTGCCGGAGGGCCGCCGTATTTTCCCCGGCCTGAGCGTGCGCGAGAACATCATGCTCGGCGCCTCAAATCGGAAAGGCCTCAAGACCTCGGCGATCCGGCGCGAGGCCGACGAGATGTTCGACCTCTTCCCCGATATCCGCCGCTTCGCCGATGCACTCGGCTGGACCCTGTCGGGTGGCCAGCAGCAGATGGTGGCGGTGGCGCGGGGGCTGATGGCCAAGCCCCGCATTCTGCTTCTCGACGAACCCTCTCTGGGGCTCGCGCCCGTAATCGTGCAGGCGGTCTTCGCCATCATCGCTGAGATCCGGCGTCGCGGGACGACCGTGCTTCTGGTCGAGCAGAACGCCCGAATGGGTCTCTCGGTCGCTGATCGCGGCTATGTGCTGGAGACCGGCAAGCTCGTGCTTTCGGGCACCCCGACGCAACTCTGGTCCAACGAGGAAATCCGTGCCGCCTATCTGGGCGGCCGCACGGCAGCGGCACATGCCTAG
- a CDS encoding tyrosine-type recombinase/integrase — MKLTDRFCSGVKSTGAQVDYYDEQEAGLFLRVSAQRKAWGLLFTRPSDGKRARTTFGSYPSMTLAAARGRVIELRSGLDEGQDASAKVREIKSGVSDGELTLKQLGALFLADRRQRGRRTADEMERALKIDIYPVIGSIAVQKLKRIDLSRVTDLIKQRGSTVQANRVAALLKTLLAWSVDQGHLETDPGYRWKPPSEIAPPRERALSASEIKQLWHGLEQADMSRWTVELLRFCLATACRQGEAGGMLRSELDLEQGVWHLPASRSKNKRPHSVPLSPLALDVLNRALTGHELPAVFPGARGTPITNSAVSRAVQRSQKSLGLAQWTSHDLRRSAATHMAELGISPFDIGLCLNHISTTQKSITTSTYVKYTFDKEKRAALSLWGERLAAIVAGDAADILPLNSARRRYGLKRKARAA, encoded by the coding sequence GTGAAGCTGACGGACAGGTTCTGCTCTGGCGTGAAGTCGACTGGCGCCCAGGTGGATTATTACGACGAGCAGGAAGCTGGGCTATTCCTACGCGTGTCCGCCCAGCGCAAGGCGTGGGGGTTGCTGTTCACCCGCCCCAGTGACGGTAAGCGCGCTCGAACTACGTTCGGCAGCTACCCGTCGATGACGTTAGCCGCTGCTCGTGGTCGCGTGATCGAATTGCGGTCGGGTCTGGACGAAGGACAGGACGCGAGCGCCAAGGTCCGCGAGATCAAAAGCGGAGTTTCCGACGGCGAACTCACGCTGAAGCAGTTGGGTGCCCTGTTCCTCGCCGATCGTCGCCAGCGGGGCAGGAGGACCGCCGACGAAATGGAGCGCGCCCTAAAGATCGACATCTATCCCGTGATCGGTTCTATCGCCGTCCAGAAGCTCAAGCGCATAGATCTTTCCCGCGTTACCGATCTGATCAAACAACGGGGAAGCACCGTCCAAGCGAACCGGGTCGCGGCCCTATTGAAGACGCTTCTGGCATGGTCGGTCGATCAGGGACACCTTGAAACCGACCCCGGTTACCGATGGAAGCCGCCCAGCGAAATAGCCCCTCCGCGCGAGAGGGCGCTCTCCGCCTCGGAGATCAAGCAGCTTTGGCACGGGCTCGAACAGGCCGACATGTCCAGATGGACGGTTGAACTCCTCCGGTTCTGCCTCGCGACCGCCTGCCGACAAGGAGAGGCGGGCGGCATGCTCAGAAGCGAGCTAGACCTTGAACAGGGGGTCTGGCACCTCCCGGCATCGCGATCGAAGAACAAGCGCCCGCATTCAGTCCCTCTATCGCCGCTCGCCTTGGATGTACTGAACCGCGCGCTCACAGGGCATGAATTGCCGGCCGTTTTTCCCGGCGCTCGGGGCACACCGATCACGAACTCTGCTGTATCGCGCGCCGTTCAACGCTCTCAAAAGTCTCTTGGACTGGCACAATGGACGTCCCACGACTTGCGACGTTCGGCGGCGACGCACATGGCTGAATTAGGAATTTCTCCGTTCGATATCGGGCTGTGCCTCAATCACATCAGCACAACGCAGAAGTCCATTACGACCTCCACCTATGTGAAATACACGTTCGACAAAGAGAAGCGGGCCGCCCTGAGCCTTTGGGGCGAGAGGCTCGCGGCCATCGTCGCGGGCGACGCTGCCGACATCCTGCCACTGAACTCAGCGCGTCGCCGGTACGGACTCAAGCGGAAGGCGCGGGCGGCATGA
- a CDS encoding DUF6804 family protein: MGTSDYTESTIVIAVLLVGTLLALALSFYALRWAVQWLHQSFHQFRDHLKTLPEAKKLSNLAIPVIVVMLIAAMLPWPYFYYQILRLACFGIVIWLLWHDWRPTLAHFTLAMIGVLYNPLVPIHLTREIWSVLNPLTVIAFVWFWWSTLRPATRVKDPAPS; the protein is encoded by the coding sequence ATGGGAACCAGCGATTACACCGAGAGCACAATAGTGATTGCCGTCCTTTTGGTTGGGACATTGCTGGCCTTGGCGCTCTCCTTCTACGCCCTTCGCTGGGCAGTTCAGTGGTTGCATCAGAGTTTTCATCAGTTCAGGGATCATCTGAAGACACTTCCTGAAGCGAAGAAGCTGTCGAATTTAGCGATACCGGTGATCGTGGTGATGTTGATCGCAGCAATGCTTCCGTGGCCGTATTTTTACTACCAGATCCTGCGCCTTGCTTGCTTTGGGATCGTGATTTGGCTGCTTTGGCATGACTGGCGGCCTACGCTTGCGCACTTCACGCTCGCGATGATCGGTGTGCTGTACAACCCACTCGTACCAATCCATCTCACGCGGGAGATCTGGTCGGTGCTCAACCCGCTAACGGTCATTGCGTTCGTGTGGTTCTGGTGGTCCACCCTACGTCCGGCAACTCGGGTCAAAGACCCGGCGCCGAGCTGA